Proteins encoded together in one Astatotilapia calliptera chromosome 7, fAstCal1.2, whole genome shotgun sequence window:
- the smtna gene encoding smoothelin: MESKTDGKSSLTSEELAAIEDEDVLNKMLDKTSDFEERRMIRSALRDLLKKKREKREQERELRQQNLRQQGLSKAGTTGGTVSIGRASMNQQPPINKPSSQPSPSAATPFNRTGGSKASSAAAAPPAAAPNAKNVKQMLLDWCRAKTEPYEGVDIQNFSSSWKDGIAFCALVHRFFPDAFEYSILNPNKPKENFQLAFNTAERLAGCPPLLDADDLVRMNEPDWKCVYTYIQEFYRCLVEKGLVKTKKRP, from the exons ATGGAGTCAAAAACTGATGGCAAATCATCGCTAACCAGCGAAGAACTGGCTGCTATTGAGGATGAAGATGTTCTCAACAAGATG CTCGACAAGACCTCAGATTTTGAAGAGAGACGGATGATCCGTTCTGCATTAAGGGATCtcctgaagaaaaaaagag AAAAACGGGAGCAGGAGCGAGAGTTAAGGCAGCAAAACCTAAGACAGCAAGGTCTGAGCAAAGCGGGAACGACAGGCGGGACCGTTAGCATAGGAAGGGCATCCATGAACCAGCAGCCGCCAATAAACA AACCAAGCAGCCAGCCATCTCCATCAGCAGCTACTCCCTTTAACAGGACAGGAGGCAG CAAGGCcagttctgctgctgctgctcctcctgctgCGGCACCCAACGCTAAGAATGTCAAACAGATGCTTCTGGACTGGTGCAGGGCCAAAACAGAGCCATATGAG GGGGTGGACATTCAGAACTTCTCCTCCAGCTGGAAAGACGGCATTGCCTTTTGCGCCCTGGTGCACCGCTTCTTCCCTGACGCTTTCGAgtactccatcctcaaccccaACAAGCCCAAGGAAAACTTCCAGCTGGCTTTCAACACTGCGGA GAGGTTGGCAGGCTGCCCCCCTCTGCTGGATGCCGATGACTTAGTCCGGATGAACGAGCCCGACTGGAAATGCGTGTACACATATATCCAGGAGTTTTACCGCTGTCTGGTGGAAAAAGGCCTGGTTAAAACCAAGAAGCGGCCATAG